The following are encoded in a window of Microbacterium sp. LWO13-1.2 genomic DNA:
- a CDS encoding polysaccharide deacetylase family protein — protein sequence MRSRLQRRRRAITLIVAAVVLIGGGATAAALWFNRAADQPPAATDEGAKPPPTPTQKPLSPAEQLLADADDPMACAVSFAGDGIALEPALQSQNGLYQALPIPDADGRVFAGWYATPEDAAAFTVAGRINGADPVACVEQQIELHAAWKTPDENVAENAQVPILMYHQFTTNPEGEEGWLRGNYAYIGDFDAQMNHIATTGFYLPTWDELSAFIDGRLFLPARSVIITDDDADQTWFDLAVPVVDKYKLLTTSFMITAYRQDPPPSTYVLRRSHTHDMHQAGDNGKGRMVNWSADEIAADLNASGDILGVREVIAYPFGHYNDTSKQGVAQAGYEMARTIEPGTVGIGTDKFALPVVRIDYGMGLDSLINRIG from the coding sequence ATGAGGTCGCGACTTCAGCGTCGACGCCGAGCCATCACGCTCATCGTCGCGGCCGTCGTTCTGATCGGTGGGGGCGCGACCGCAGCCGCGCTCTGGTTCAACCGTGCGGCGGACCAGCCGCCGGCCGCGACCGACGAAGGCGCAAAGCCCCCGCCCACGCCGACCCAGAAGCCGCTGTCACCGGCCGAGCAGTTGCTCGCCGACGCCGACGATCCGATGGCGTGCGCTGTCAGCTTCGCCGGAGACGGTATCGCGCTCGAACCCGCGCTGCAGTCGCAGAACGGCCTGTACCAGGCACTGCCGATCCCCGATGCGGATGGTCGGGTCTTCGCCGGCTGGTACGCGACCCCGGAGGATGCCGCGGCGTTCACGGTCGCCGGTCGCATCAACGGCGCCGACCCCGTCGCCTGCGTCGAACAGCAGATCGAGCTGCACGCCGCGTGGAAGACCCCCGACGAGAACGTCGCCGAGAACGCTCAGGTCCCGATCCTGATGTATCACCAGTTCACGACCAATCCGGAAGGGGAGGAAGGCTGGCTCCGGGGCAACTACGCGTACATCGGCGACTTCGACGCGCAGATGAACCACATCGCGACCACCGGGTTCTACCTGCCGACGTGGGATGAGCTCAGCGCGTTCATCGACGGACGACTGTTCCTGCCCGCCCGTTCGGTGATCATCACGGACGACGACGCGGATCAGACCTGGTTCGACCTCGCGGTGCCCGTGGTGGACAAGTACAAATTGCTGACCACCTCGTTCATGATCACCGCGTACCGTCAGGATCCGCCGCCGTCCACGTATGTGCTGCGCCGCTCGCACACGCACGACATGCATCAGGCCGGAGACAACGGCAAGGGGCGGATGGTGAACTGGTCGGCCGACGAGATCGCCGCGGATCTGAACGCGTCCGGCGACATCCTCGGAGTCCGTGAGGTCATCGCCTACCCGTTCGGCCATTACAACGACACCTCCAAGCAGGGGGTCGCGCAGGCCGGTTACGAGATGGCGCGCACGATCGAACCGGGAACCGTAGGGATCGGCACGGACAAGTTCGCGTTGCCCGTGGTCCGCATCGACTACGGGATGGGCCTGGACTCGTTGATCAACCGCATCGGCTGA
- a CDS encoding carbohydrate kinase family protein, with amino-acid sequence MTSPSVFIAGPASWNSIVVLDRLPEPVPHMQFAEETWETVGGTSAGKALSLTALGRSSLLYAFAGVDAAGTHVREALQAAGVPVEWGHSDITERHLNLMTRTGGRVSLYLSTPSAQTGSNDAALTPMMLDSDAIVLDLAAEPLRLLPAARQTGRPIWVDVHDYDGEAEYHRPFLDAADAVFCNADRLADPVGFLRACIDGGATLAVCTLGAEGAVGVDVEGTVHRVSAVPVPVIDTNGAGDAFFAGVLDARLSGCSVPESLEAGARSASVVLGSRHLHPLLDPILG; translated from the coding sequence GTGACCTCGCCCTCCGTCTTCATCGCCGGCCCCGCTTCGTGGAACTCGATCGTCGTACTCGATCGTCTGCCGGAACCCGTTCCGCACATGCAGTTCGCCGAGGAGACGTGGGAGACGGTCGGCGGCACGAGTGCCGGGAAGGCATTGAGCCTGACCGCTCTTGGTCGGTCGAGCCTGCTGTACGCCTTCGCGGGCGTCGACGCTGCCGGTACGCACGTGCGCGAAGCGCTGCAGGCGGCAGGGGTGCCGGTGGAGTGGGGACACAGCGACATCACCGAACGCCACCTCAACCTGATGACGAGGACGGGCGGACGCGTCTCGCTGTACCTGTCCACTCCATCCGCTCAGACCGGGTCGAACGACGCGGCGCTGACGCCGATGATGTTGGATTCCGACGCCATCGTGCTCGATCTCGCAGCCGAACCGTTGCGTCTGCTGCCCGCTGCGCGCCAGACCGGGCGACCGATCTGGGTCGACGTGCACGACTACGACGGCGAGGCCGAGTACCACCGGCCGTTTCTCGATGCGGCGGATGCCGTGTTCTGCAATGCCGATCGACTGGCCGATCCCGTCGGATTCCTGCGCGCCTGCATCGACGGCGGTGCGACGCTCGCGGTGTGCACGCTCGGCGCTGAGGGCGCGGTCGGGGTGGATGTCGAGGGCACTGTGCATCGCGTCAGCGCCGTCCCGGTGCCGGTCATCGACACGAACGGCGCCGGTGACGCATTCTTCGCCGGTGTCCTGGACGCGCGGCTTTCCGGGTGTTCGGTGCCGGAGTCGCTCGAGGCGGGGGCGCGATCGGCGTCGGTCGTGCTGGGGAGCCGGCACCTGCACCCGCTCTTGGACCCGATCCTGGGCTGA
- a CDS encoding NAD(P)/FAD-dependent oxidoreductase → MNRYAVIGAGPSGLAAARALQKQGIEVDGYEASHDVGGLWDITNPRSTMYESAHLISSRTTTEFAEYPMTSTADYPSHRELLTYFQDYASHFGLTPLFRFDTRVTRLEPRDDGWDLTAEGPDGAKTRWYAGVILANGTLAEPSVPAFPGRFSGALMHTSNYTSALQLTGKRVLVVGAGNSGCDIAVDAVHHATSVDMSVRRGYYFVPRYLFGRPSDTLNRGRPLPARLKQAVDSRVLRAFTGDPVRFGFPKPDYRIYESHPIVNTLVLHHLGQGDLRIRPDIDRLEEKTVHFRDGSTGEYDLVLLATGYRLDYPFVDREHLHWQGAAPRLFLNMFPASFNGLYVVGMIEASGIGWQGRAEQADLLAGYLAAVERAPDRARRFRERVTGEPWPDLTGGYRYLRLDRMAHYVNKDAYRAAVRQENRGLDSR, encoded by the coding sequence ATGAACAGATACGCCGTCATCGGTGCCGGGCCCTCGGGACTCGCCGCGGCCAGGGCGCTGCAGAAGCAGGGCATCGAGGTCGATGGCTACGAGGCGTCGCATGATGTCGGCGGCCTCTGGGACATCACGAATCCGCGCAGCACGATGTACGAATCCGCGCATCTGATCTCCTCCCGCACGACGACCGAGTTCGCCGAGTACCCGATGACGAGCACGGCGGACTATCCGAGCCATCGGGAGCTGCTCACCTACTTCCAGGACTACGCCTCCCACTTCGGACTCACGCCGCTCTTCCGATTCGACACCCGAGTGACGCGCCTGGAACCGCGGGACGACGGGTGGGATCTGACCGCCGAAGGTCCGGACGGCGCGAAGACCCGGTGGTACGCCGGCGTGATCCTCGCGAACGGCACCCTGGCCGAGCCGAGCGTTCCCGCGTTCCCCGGCCGCTTCTCCGGCGCGCTGATGCACACGAGCAACTACACGTCCGCGCTCCAGCTGACCGGCAAACGCGTACTCGTGGTGGGAGCGGGGAACTCGGGGTGCGACATCGCCGTGGATGCCGTGCACCACGCGACGTCCGTCGACATGAGCGTGCGCCGCGGCTACTACTTCGTGCCGCGCTACCTGTTCGGCCGCCCGAGCGACACACTCAATCGGGGCCGTCCGCTTCCCGCACGGCTCAAGCAGGCAGTCGATTCGCGAGTACTCCGGGCATTCACCGGCGATCCGGTGCGGTTCGGATTCCCGAAGCCGGACTACCGGATCTACGAGTCGCACCCGATCGTGAACACGCTGGTCCTGCATCATCTCGGTCAGGGCGATCTGCGCATCCGCCCGGATATCGACCGTCTCGAGGAGAAGACCGTGCACTTCCGCGACGGGAGCACAGGCGAGTACGATCTGGTGCTTCTGGCCACCGGTTACCGGCTCGATTACCCCTTCGTCGACCGGGAGCATCTGCATTGGCAGGGGGCTGCGCCTCGGCTGTTCCTGAACATGTTCCCCGCGTCATTCAACGGTCTCTACGTCGTGGGCATGATCGAGGCGTCCGGGATCGGTTGGCAGGGCCGCGCCGAACAGGCCGATCTCCTGGCCGGTTATCTCGCGGCGGTGGAGAGGGCGCCGGACCGAGCCCGTCGATTCCGGGAACGGGTCACCGGAGAGCCCTGGCCCGACCTCACCGGAGGCTACCGCTACCTCCGGCTCGATCGGATGGCTCACTACGTGAACAAGGACGCCTACCGTGCCGCGGTCCGACAGGAGAATCGGGGGTTGGACTCGCGCTGA
- a CDS encoding mannitol-1-phosphate 5-dehydrogenase: MKAVHFGAGNIGRGFVGLLLHEGGYEVVFSDVADALVDAINDVDSYTVHEAGPGGVDHVVTGFRAVNSRVHPDATVEEIATADVVTTAVGPTVLRFVAPAIVAGLAKRSPDSAPLQVMACENAIGATDTLRAEIEKAAGAEAPALLARAVFANTAVDRIVPAQPAGSGVDVTVEPYFEWAIESAPFAGALPSIPGAHFVDELGPFIERKLFTVNTGHAATAYFGARAGIERISDALADPQIAAQVSAALEETSAVLVAEHGLDPAELAGYRTKILDRFRNPALVDTVQRVGRQPLRKLSRHERFIGPASMAAERELPTVALVAAVAAALDFDDAQDEQSMELQQKLRSLDAIGFVTDVTGLDPEHPLFPSIRDAVAARQEVLRS, encoded by the coding sequence ATGAAGGCGGTCCACTTCGGTGCGGGCAACATCGGCCGTGGGTTCGTCGGCCTGCTGCTGCACGAAGGCGGGTACGAGGTCGTCTTCTCCGACGTCGCCGACGCCCTGGTCGACGCGATCAACGACGTCGACAGCTATACCGTGCACGAGGCGGGACCCGGTGGGGTCGATCATGTCGTCACCGGGTTCCGTGCGGTGAACAGCCGGGTGCACCCGGACGCGACAGTCGAGGAGATCGCCACGGCGGACGTCGTCACCACCGCGGTCGGCCCGACCGTGCTGCGCTTCGTGGCACCGGCGATCGTCGCCGGACTCGCGAAGCGCTCCCCCGACTCCGCGCCGCTGCAGGTGATGGCGTGCGAGAACGCGATCGGCGCCACTGACACGCTGCGTGCCGAGATCGAGAAGGCGGCGGGAGCGGAGGCGCCGGCGCTCCTCGCCCGCGCGGTGTTCGCGAACACGGCGGTCGACCGGATCGTGCCGGCGCAGCCGGCCGGTTCCGGCGTGGACGTCACCGTCGAGCCGTACTTCGAATGGGCGATCGAGTCCGCACCGTTCGCCGGAGCGCTGCCGAGCATCCCTGGGGCGCATTTCGTCGATGAGCTCGGACCGTTCATCGAACGCAAGCTGTTCACCGTGAACACCGGGCATGCCGCCACCGCCTATTTCGGCGCTCGAGCCGGAATCGAGCGGATCTCAGATGCTCTCGCCGACCCGCAGATCGCCGCTCAGGTGTCGGCCGCGCTGGAGGAGACCTCGGCGGTGCTCGTCGCCGAACACGGACTGGATCCGGCCGAACTTGCTGGATATCGGACGAAGATCCTCGACCGGTTCCGCAATCCGGCGCTCGTCGACACCGTGCAGCGGGTCGGCCGCCAGCCGCTGCGCAAGCTGTCGCGTCACGAGCGGTTCATCGGTCCCGCATCGATGGCGGCGGAGCGCGAACTCCCGACCGTCGCGCTGGTGGCGGCGGTGGCCGCGGCACTCGACTTCGACGACGCCCAGGATGAGCAGTCCATGGAACTTCAGCAGAAGTTGCGGTCGCTCGATGCGATCGGGTTCGTGACCGATGTCACCGGACTCGATCCGGAGCATCCGCTGTTCCCCTCGATCCGGGACGCCGTCGCCGCGCGCCAGGAGGTTCTCCGCTCCTGA
- a CDS encoding PTS sugar transporter subunit IIA, whose translation MSVLTIDQIRIHTGGATQEAALQEATDILVSAGAVAPAYVDAMRQREDTVSTYMGNGLAIPHGTNETKELILASALSVVRYDGGVDWAGDPVTFVIGIAGRGDEHLEILSQIAIIFSDDDEVAKLAAAQTPEELHALLADVNG comes from the coding sequence ATGAGCGTTCTCACCATCGATCAGATCCGTATCCACACGGGAGGCGCCACGCAGGAGGCCGCCCTCCAGGAGGCGACCGACATCCTCGTCTCAGCGGGTGCTGTGGCGCCGGCGTATGTCGACGCGATGCGTCAGCGCGAAGACACCGTCTCCACGTATATGGGCAACGGACTCGCCATCCCGCACGGCACCAACGAGACCAAGGAACTGATCCTTGCGTCGGCACTGTCCGTCGTGCGCTACGACGGCGGCGTCGACTGGGCCGGCGATCCGGTGACGTTCGTCATCGGCATCGCCGGGCGCGGCGACGAACATCTGGAGATCCTGTCCCAGATCGCGATCATCTTCTCCGACGATGACGAGGTCGCCAAGCTCGCCGCGGCGCAGACTCCCGAGGAGCTCCATGCTCTGCTCGCGGATGTGAACGGGTGA
- a CDS encoding PTS mannitol transporter subunit IICB, giving the protein MTTTSATATRASGLRTGVQRFGTFLSGMIMPNIAAFIAWGFITMLFIPAGFFGANSPFGWHWAPIAEIIGGGGDSATIGWQGAMTAVAEGDGGNFFAYVGLVGPMVTYLLPLLIANTAGRMVYGERGGVVATIATMGVIVGTNIPMFLGAMIMGPLAAWITKQMDRLWDGRIRPGFEMLVNNFSAGILGMILAIVGFFAFGPVMLGISAVLGAAVDWLVTLQLLPLVSIIVEPAKVLFLNNAINHGVFTPLGIEQATETGKSILFLIEANPGPGLGLLLAFTFFGVGVAKASAPGAAIIQFFGGIHEIYFPYALSKPTTILALIAGGASGVTTNMLLGGGLAFPAAPGSIIAVTAAAVGPGVGNLVVVYLSVAIAATVTFLITAVILRGSRRRDLAAEGDTFGAAIAQTEANKGKSSAAMDALRGSAASAAPAAAATGAPITTATASISHIVFACDAGMGSSAMGASVLRNKFKKAGVEGVTVTNQAIANLDGTADVVITQQQLTDRAKAQSPNSTHVSVDNFMNAPQYEEVVEMVRRQREEA; this is encoded by the coding sequence ATGACGACGACGTCAGCAACCGCCACCAGAGCGAGTGGCCTCCGAACGGGAGTGCAGCGCTTCGGCACGTTCCTGTCCGGCATGATCATGCCCAACATCGCGGCGTTCATCGCCTGGGGCTTCATCACCATGCTGTTCATCCCCGCCGGATTCTTCGGTGCGAACAGTCCCTTCGGCTGGCACTGGGCCCCGATCGCCGAGATCATCGGCGGCGGCGGCGACTCCGCCACCATCGGCTGGCAGGGCGCCATGACGGCCGTGGCCGAGGGCGATGGGGGCAACTTCTTCGCGTACGTCGGACTGGTCGGCCCGATGGTCACCTACCTGCTGCCGCTCCTGATCGCCAACACCGCCGGTCGCATGGTCTACGGCGAACGGGGCGGCGTCGTCGCCACCATCGCGACGATGGGTGTGATCGTCGGAACGAACATCCCCATGTTCCTCGGTGCCATGATCATGGGACCGCTCGCGGCATGGATCACGAAGCAGATGGATCGGCTCTGGGACGGACGGATCCGCCCCGGCTTCGAGATGCTCGTGAACAACTTCTCCGCCGGAATCCTCGGTATGATCCTGGCGATCGTCGGCTTCTTCGCCTTCGGCCCGGTGATGCTCGGCATCAGCGCCGTTCTCGGTGCAGCGGTCGATTGGCTGGTCACGCTGCAGCTGCTGCCGCTGGTGTCGATCATCGTCGAACCGGCGAAGGTGCTGTTCCTGAACAACGCCATCAACCACGGCGTCTTCACGCCCCTGGGCATCGAGCAGGCCACGGAGACCGGCAAGTCGATCCTCTTCCTCATCGAGGCGAACCCCGGCCCCGGACTCGGCCTGCTGCTCGCCTTCACGTTCTTCGGAGTGGGCGTGGCCAAGGCCTCGGCACCGGGAGCGGCGATCATCCAGTTCTTCGGCGGCATCCACGAGATCTATTTCCCGTATGCGCTGAGCAAGCCGACCACGATCCTCGCACTGATCGCCGGCGGAGCGTCGGGTGTCACCACGAACATGCTCCTCGGAGGCGGCCTGGCGTTCCCCGCCGCACCGGGAAGCATCATCGCCGTGACGGCGGCCGCCGTCGGTCCCGGCGTCGGCAACCTCGTGGTCGTCTACCTGTCTGTCGCCATCGCCGCCACTGTGACGTTCCTGATCACCGCCGTGATCCTGCGGGGCTCTCGCAGACGCGACCTCGCTGCCGAGGGCGACACCTTCGGCGCCGCGATCGCGCAGACCGAAGCGAACAAGGGCAAGTCGTCGGCGGCGATGGACGCGCTGCGCGGCTCCGCGGCATCCGCTGCTCCCGCAGCAGCCGCGACCGGGGCACCCATCACGACGGCCACCGCTTCGATCTCGCACATCGTGTTCGCCTGCGATGCGGGCATGGGGTCCTCCGCGATGGGCGCGAGCGTGCTGCGCAACAAGTTCAAGAAGGCGGGCGTCGAGGGCGTCACGGTCACGAACCAGGCGATCGCGAATCTGGACGGCACCGCCGATGTGGTGATCACCCAGCAGCAGCTGACCGATCGCGCCAAGGCCCAGTCGCCGAACTCGACCCACGTCTCGGTCGACAACTTCATGAATGCCCCGCAATACGAAGAGGTCGTCGAAATGGTCCGCCGACAGCGAGAGGAAGCATGA
- the ptsP gene encoding phosphoenolpyruvate--protein phosphotransferase, translating to MSELRGVGIGLGVAQGPVVRMAEALAAPENVPSGVGAESERARARDAVAIVARELNERGETAGGSAQEVLEAQAMIAEDPTLQDEVDSRIDAGATAEWAVHDAFAGFRATLEAVGGYLGERAADLDDIAQRVLAHLRGVAAPGVPDPGHPFVLVARDLAPADTALLKLDQVLALVTSDGGPTSHTAILAREKGIVAIVGAADAAHLQTGSVVIVDAAAGVVTVDPTDAERARAAERASERASAETLPPTPGMLADGTPVALLANLGKPADAADAVARGAEGVGLFRTEFLFLSASQAPTIEQQRGSYRELLAAFPGKKVVVRMLDAGADKPLAFLNDAHEENPALGLRGLRALRASEDILREQLTALAEADALTDADLWVMAPMVTTVEETEYFTTLAREYGLKTAGVMVEVPASALLADRVLAHADFASIGTNDLTQYTMAADRMLGSVAGFQDPWHPAVLRLVREVGDAGARAGKPVGICGEAAADPLLAVVLIGLGATSLSMAPSALADVRQVLSTRTLDEARSLAEIALAADDAAGARNAVAAAATALPSHPNSHEKETTS from the coding sequence ATGAGCGAGCTCCGCGGGGTCGGAATCGGTCTGGGCGTCGCGCAGGGTCCGGTGGTGCGGATGGCGGAGGCCCTGGCCGCACCGGAGAACGTGCCGAGCGGCGTCGGTGCGGAATCGGAGCGTGCGCGAGCGAGGGATGCCGTCGCGATCGTCGCACGAGAACTCAACGAGCGCGGCGAGACGGCAGGCGGCTCCGCCCAGGAGGTGCTCGAGGCTCAGGCGATGATCGCCGAGGACCCCACACTCCAGGACGAGGTCGACAGCCGGATCGATGCGGGGGCGACCGCGGAGTGGGCTGTGCACGACGCCTTTGCCGGCTTCCGAGCCACCCTCGAGGCCGTCGGCGGCTACCTCGGTGAGCGCGCCGCCGACCTCGACGACATCGCACAGCGGGTGCTCGCCCATCTGCGCGGTGTCGCAGCTCCCGGTGTCCCCGATCCCGGACATCCCTTCGTCCTGGTCGCCCGTGACCTGGCGCCCGCCGACACCGCCCTCCTGAAGCTGGATCAGGTTCTCGCTCTGGTGACCTCCGACGGGGGCCCGACCTCGCACACCGCGATCCTGGCGCGGGAGAAGGGCATCGTCGCGATCGTCGGCGCTGCGGACGCCGCGCACCTGCAGACGGGGAGCGTCGTGATCGTGGATGCTGCTGCCGGGGTGGTCACCGTCGATCCGACCGATGCGGAGCGGGCTCGCGCCGCCGAGCGGGCCAGTGAACGAGCATCTGCCGAGACGCTGCCCCCCACTCCCGGCATGCTGGCCGACGGCACGCCGGTCGCCCTGCTCGCGAATCTCGGCAAGCCGGCCGATGCGGCGGACGCCGTCGCCCGCGGGGCCGAGGGCGTCGGACTGTTCCGCACCGAGTTCCTGTTCCTGTCCGCCTCGCAGGCACCGACGATCGAACAGCAGCGGGGGTCCTATCGCGAGCTCCTGGCCGCTTTCCCCGGCAAGAAGGTCGTCGTGCGGATGCTGGATGCCGGCGCCGACAAGCCGCTGGCATTCCTCAACGACGCGCACGAGGAGAACCCCGCCCTCGGCCTGCGCGGACTTCGCGCCCTGCGCGCGAGTGAAGACATCCTGCGCGAACAGCTCACGGCTCTCGCCGAGGCCGACGCGCTGACCGACGCCGATCTGTGGGTGATGGCTCCGATGGTGACCACCGTCGAGGAGACCGAGTACTTCACGACGCTCGCCCGTGAATACGGGCTGAAGACGGCCGGCGTCATGGTCGAGGTCCCCGCGAGCGCTCTGCTCGCCGATCGCGTACTCGCCCATGCGGACTTCGCTTCGATCGGCACCAACGATCTGACGCAGTACACGATGGCCGCCGATCGGATGCTCGGCTCCGTGGCCGGCTTCCAGGACCCCTGGCACCCCGCAGTGCTCCGGCTCGTCCGTGAAGTCGGTGATGCCGGTGCCCGCGCCGGCAAACCGGTCGGCATCTGCGGCGAGGCGGCTGCCGATCCGCTGCTCGCCGTCGTCCTCATCGGGCTCGGCGCCACGAGCCTGTCGATGGCTCCCTCGGCGCTGGCGGACGTCCGCCAGGTGCTTTCCACACGCACCCTCGACGAGGCCAGGAGTCTCGCCGAGATCGCTCTGGCCGCAGATGACGCCGCCGGCGCCCGCAACGCCGTGGCCGCGGCTGCGACTGCCCTCCCTTCCCACCCGAACTCACACGAGAAAGAGACGACATCATGA
- a CDS encoding HPr family phosphocarrier protein has protein sequence MTAVRTVRIGSSHGLHARPAKLFAQAAKDAGIPVTIAKDSGKAVNAASILGVISLAVEHGDYVTLTADGDGAEGVLDILTELLTTDHDQAAAE, from the coding sequence ATGACCGCTGTACGCACCGTCAGGATCGGCTCCTCACATGGGCTGCACGCCCGCCCCGCGAAGCTCTTCGCGCAGGCCGCCAAGGACGCGGGGATTCCCGTGACGATCGCGAAGGACTCGGGGAAGGCCGTCAACGCCGCCAGCATCCTCGGCGTGATCTCCCTGGCCGTCGAACACGGCGACTACGTCACCCTGACGGCGGATGGCGACGGCGCGGAAGGCGTGCTGGACATCCTGACCGAGCTTCTCACGACGGACCACGACCAGGCCGCTGCCGAATGA
- a CDS encoding PTS sugar transporter subunit IIA — protein sequence MSRQRQDLLLTSLLRQETWSTAGSLADLMGVTPRSIRSYVSALNGRTRDADAVESGPAGYRAGPGALDALRSRQARESAPRDRMHALVRTLLDLPAGIDVFETAEELHVSEATLEADLARVRGLLDGTDLTLERDRETVRLRGNEAAQRRLLSRLAHDEMDAASFHPETFRRALAGNAVAAHAVGPFKSALVRELGELGYYVNELAISDVLLHIAIAADRVAAGHALEAGPTSVRQEIPRVGAVIARLAGEHFGVALGEGDSDHLASLVLTRIVAPGEDATREVARSGVDPAVEAAVRAEIMRAAEDYQVDLVDEAFVLRLALHVQNLLRRAEESALTRNPLTRSLKTSYPMIFEVAVSIASGLHDRLGTPIHDDEIAYVAMHVGGRLERSRKGESILTATIVCPGYHELQELLRSSVDRSLGSAIEVTSVVTNVDPDWSALGTDLVLSTIEPGLAADRFVRIQPFLSDADVDRIQQAAGRVRRGRRLTRLRGELARYFHADAYVYPLPDDGEEAIIRRLGGLLIEAGLIGDDYVENTILREQMSSTAFTDALAVPHALQMTATRTAIAIGVAEGSVAWGEGRVRVVALAAFSEDDRAAFQTVFEQLVEVFSEQESVQRIVRRGTSFESFLDELVAVIDG from the coding sequence ATGTCGCGGCAGCGCCAGGACCTGCTCCTGACCTCGCTGCTGCGCCAGGAGACCTGGTCGACGGCCGGAAGCCTCGCCGATCTGATGGGCGTCACTCCGCGCAGCATCCGCTCTTACGTCTCGGCGCTGAACGGCCGTACCCGCGACGCGGACGCTGTCGAATCCGGCCCTGCCGGATATCGCGCAGGTCCCGGTGCGCTGGACGCTCTGCGCAGCCGTCAGGCACGGGAATCCGCGCCTCGGGACCGGATGCATGCACTGGTGCGCACGCTGCTCGATCTGCCGGCTGGCATCGACGTCTTCGAAACGGCCGAAGAGCTCCATGTCAGTGAGGCGACGCTCGAGGCGGACCTCGCGAGGGTGCGCGGCCTGCTCGACGGCACCGACCTCACCCTGGAGCGCGATCGGGAGACCGTGCGGCTGCGTGGCAACGAGGCGGCCCAGCGGCGCCTGCTCAGCAGGCTTGCACACGATGAGATGGATGCCGCGTCATTCCATCCCGAGACGTTCCGCCGGGCTCTGGCAGGGAATGCCGTCGCCGCGCATGCGGTCGGACCGTTCAAATCCGCGTTGGTGCGTGAACTGGGCGAACTCGGCTACTACGTGAACGAGCTCGCGATCTCGGACGTGCTGCTGCACATCGCGATCGCTGCGGACAGGGTCGCCGCCGGGCACGCGCTCGAAGCAGGCCCCACCAGCGTCAGGCAGGAGATCCCGAGGGTCGGCGCGGTCATCGCTCGCCTCGCAGGCGAGCACTTCGGCGTCGCGCTGGGGGAGGGCGACAGCGATCACCTGGCCTCGCTCGTGCTCACGCGCATCGTGGCCCCCGGGGAGGATGCGACGCGCGAAGTCGCCCGCAGCGGAGTGGATCCGGCTGTGGAGGCCGCTGTGCGGGCGGAGATCATGCGGGCGGCAGAGGACTATCAGGTGGACCTCGTCGATGAAGCCTTCGTGCTGCGACTCGCCCTGCACGTGCAGAACCTGCTGCGACGCGCGGAGGAGAGCGCGTTGACGCGCAACCCGCTCACGCGATCGCTCAAGACGTCGTATCCGATGATCTTCGAGGTCGCCGTCTCGATCGCCAGCGGTCTGCACGACCGGCTCGGCACGCCGATTCACGACGATGAGATCGCCTACGTCGCCATGCACGTCGGCGGGCGGCTGGAACGGAGCCGGAAGGGCGAGTCGATTCTCACGGCGACGATCGTCTGCCCCGGGTATCACGAGCTTCAGGAGCTGCTGCGCTCGAGCGTCGACCGCTCGCTGGGGTCGGCCATCGAGGTCACGAGCGTGGTGACGAACGTGGACCCGGACTGGTCGGCGCTCGGCACGGACCTCGTGCTCAGCACGATCGAGCCGGGACTCGCCGCCGATCGCTTCGTGCGCATCCAGCCCTTCCTGAGCGACGCGGACGTCGATCGCATCCAGCAGGCGGCCGGCCGCGTGCGGAGAGGACGCCGGCTGACGAGACTTCGCGGCGAACTCGCCCGGTACTTCCACGCCGACGCATACGTCTATCCGCTTCCCGATGACGGCGAGGAGGCGATCATCCGCCGACTCGGCGGCCTCTTGATCGAGGCCGGACTGATCGGTGACGACTACGTCGAGAACACGATCCTGCGGGAGCAGATGTCATCGACCGCGTTCACCGACGCGCTCGCGGTGCCGCACGCCCTGCAGATGACGGCGACGAGGACGGCGATCGCGATCGGAGTCGCCGAGGGCTCAGTCGCGTGGGGAGAGGGACGCGTGCGCGTGGTCGCGCTCGCCGCGTTCAGCGAAGACGATCGCGCCGCATTCCAGACCGTGTTCGAGCAGCTCGTCGAGGTCTTCAGCGAACAGGAGAGCGTGCAGCGCATCGTGCGTCGAGGCACGAGCTTCGAGTCGTTCCTCGACGAGCTCGTCGCCGTGATCGACGGCTGA
- a CDS encoding HPr family phosphocarrier protein has product MLSRQVIISAHNGVHARPVAELVRLAQAHDRPVTLRTATGAVVDLSSVLAMMDLALAPGDVVTLETAESTGAATVLDTLAAVLDPRK; this is encoded by the coding sequence ATGCTGAGCCGACAGGTGATCATCAGCGCGCACAACGGCGTGCACGCTCGACCCGTGGCCGAGCTCGTGCGCCTCGCGCAGGCTCACGATCGCCCGGTGACGCTGCGCACTGCGACGGGTGCGGTGGTCGATCTGAGCAGCGTGCTCGCCATGATGGACCTCGCGCTCGCTCCCGGCGACGTCGTGACCCTGGAGACCGCGGAGTCGACCGGTGCGGCCACGGTGCTCGACACCCTGGCCGCGGTGCTCGATCCGCGGAAGTAG